CCGAGATGGTCGGCGCGCAGCTACAGCTACGGATGCTCGACGGCCCACCCGGCTCACCGCGCTACGCGGTAACGGCCGAGCAGTGTATGAATACCTGCCCGTATGGCGTGCCGGTGGCACTGGCGGCCGTCGGCAAGTGTACCATGATCTGCTGCCCATTACGCCGCACGGTGCGGCTACTACTCGATCGGCGCGGCACGGTGATGCACGCAACGCGCAGCGATATTCACTGGAACTGACATGGACCGATCGATCAATGTGGCACATGGCAGTAAGCCCAGCCGCGTACTGCCCAGGCCGTACCGCCACTGCAGCCCAGCTCTACCCGAGCTGGGCCAATCGCGTTTGTAGCGTCTGCGCCGAGCTGCGAAACGCCTCCTGCTCCTCAGCACTGATCGGCAGATTCAACACCTCCTCGATGCCATTCCGCCCAACGATCGTCGGCAAGCTAATCGCGATACCATCGACTCCATACTGGCCATGCAGCGGGCTACAGACTGTCAGCACGGTATGTTGGTCGCGCAGCACGGCCTCGACGATCGCCAGCAGGCCCAGGCCAATCGCGTAGTAGGTTGCGTGCTTGCGCTTGATGATCTCATAGGCGGCGGTGCGAGTCTGCTCGAAGATCGAGTCGAGCGCGGCCTGGTCGTAACCACGGCCATTCGCACCCACGAAATCGCTCAGGCGCACGCCGCCGATATTGGCCAGGCTCCAGAGTGCCAGCTCGCTATCGCCGTGCTCGCCGACGATATAAGCGTGTACGCTACGTGGATCGACCCGGTAGTAGTCGCCAAGGAGATAGCGAAAGCGCGCGGTATCGAGGATGGTGCCCGAGCCGATCACGCGGCCAGGCGCAAGCCCGGCGATCTGGTCGGAGATCGTCGTGAGAATATCGACCGGGTTGGTAGCGATCACAATAATGCTGGCCGGCGCGGCCGCCACCACCTGCGGCACGATCTCGCGGAATACGGCCGCATTGCGCTGGAGCAGGTCGAGCCGCGTCTCACCTGGGCGTTGGTTCGCGCCTGCGGTAATCACCACCACCTCGGCACCGGCGAGCTGCGCATAGCTGCCCGCGTACATGCGCATAGGCCGCACGAACGGCAGGCCATGGTTGAGATCCATCGCCTCGCCTTCGGCCCGCGCGGTGTCGCGATCGACCAGCACCAGCTCGTTGGTCAGCCCGCGCTGCATCAGCGCATAGGCAAACGACGCGCCCACCATGCCGGTACCAACCAGGCCAACCTTGTCGGCGGCATGCTGTATGGGCATACGGCCTCCTTATGCTCAACTAGCGCAGAAACCGCCGGTTCGTTTGCAGCGTTATTGTGCTGGCTACCTAGTATAGCACAGGCTCGGGTTGTCGTTTTTCGATCGTAGGGCGTACGCAATCGGCGTTTGTAGCCTGCAGCAGCGCGCTACGTTACGATTATGGAGGAACAGAAGGTAGCTGAATAGCATGCTGCGGCAGGCGAACGAGCATACGAGGCAGGCCAGCGCGTAGCTTTTGTCACGCACCGGTCGATCGCCGAGACCATGTGCCGCTCACTCGTACGGCAAATCCACGCGCATGGATCTATGCTGCGGGTTGCTGCCCCACAACCGATCGTTGGCGATCCTTATTGGCTGTGCGCCCCAACCCAGGCTATACTGTATAATATCAAGTCCGCTTGATCACGTACGTTTTCTGTTGCAGTGCGCGGCTTCGCCACCCCCGCACCCCCACCAAGTATAAGTGTTCATCCGAATTTGGTATAATAGCGGCTACAGCATTTCGATCGCGATCCCTGTATGCAGGGTGCAATGCAGCGACATCGGGCAGGCGCAGCCGGCAGCGCGTAGAGTAGGCGATCGGCACGCGACTGCGCAGGTGCTACGCGTGTTGTGGCCCTGAAAGAAGGATATGTATGCATGATCTCATCATCATCGGCAGCGGCGCGGCCGGCGTTTCGGCGGCGCTGTTCGCATTAGTCAAGCAGCTCGATGCCGTAGCGATCTACGAGGATGTCGGCGGCAAGGCCGGCACGCAGCAGCAGATCCATGGCCAGGCCGGCGAAGAGTACCTGGCCGGCGCCGAGGCGGTGCAGATGTTCGAGCGCCGCGTGACAACACACCCGAACGCAGTGCTGCGCGACCGCGTGATTGGCCTGAGCAAAAGCGCCGGGGTCTTTCAGATCGAGACACAGCGCCACGGCATGCTGACGGCTACGGCCGTGATTGTGGCCACCGGCGCGTCGCCGCTCACGCTCGACGTAGCCGGCGCGAAGCAGCTGCTCAACCATGGCATCGGCTACTCGATCACCACGCATACGCAGCTGGTTGCCGGCAAACGCGTGGCGGTGATCGGCACCACCAGGCGCGCGCTACGCGGCACGATCGAGCTGGCGCGCAGTGCCGCGCAGAT
The sequence above is drawn from the Candidatus Kouleothrix ribensis genome and encodes:
- a CDS encoding NAD(P)/FAD-dependent oxidoreductase; translation: MHDLIIIGSGAAGVSAALFALVKQLDAVAIYEDVGGKAGTQQQIHGQAGEEYLAGAEAVQMFERRVTTHPNAVLRDRVIGLSKSAGVFQIETQRHGMLTATAVIVATGASPLTLDVAGAKQLLNHGIGYSITTHTQLVAGKRVAVIGTTRRALRGTIELARSAAQIYLIAPDASNLTSPLARSIAALPNVQIMRQFVVKEISGREAVENVVVERDGEQSWLRVDAVFADIGLLPNSGIARRLAQVDPDGFILVDDKNATTQPGLFAAGDVTTAFGENILIAIGDGARAAASAYEYILAHPRQPETEGAD
- a CDS encoding L-lactate dehydrogenase produces the protein MPIQHAADKVGLVGTGMVGASFAYALMQRGLTNELVLVDRDTARAEGEAMDLNHGLPFVRPMRMYAGSYAQLAGAEVVVITAGANQRPGETRLDLLQRNAAVFREIVPQVVAAAPASIIVIATNPVDILTTISDQIAGLAPGRVIGSGTILDTARFRYLLGDYYRVDPRSVHAYIVGEHGDSELALWSLANIGGVRLSDFVGANGRGYDQAALDSIFEQTRTAAYEIIKRKHATYYAIGLGLLAIVEAVLRDQHTVLTVCSPLHGQYGVDGIAISLPTIVGRNGIEEVLNLPISAEEQEAFRSSAQTLQTRLAQLG